TTGCAGGAAGAAAATTTCGATGGGACAGTGGTCTACGTCGTCTTGCAGCTCTCCAAGCTGCACTGTCTCCGGACACAGTTATTGCACATTTACACGGTAGGCCTCCGTGTTGATAACAAATGGAAACAATTTGCCGGAAAGCCCCGCATTGATTATTGCAACGCGAAACAGAGGCCCCTGCGCTGCGCTGTCTGGCGGGGTTGCTATCGTTTTTGATAGCTACGGTTGAGGTAGCGCGCGCCTCTCAGCGGCGCAGCAAAAGTGCCTGCCGGAGCAGTCGAGCGGCACGATCCCGGATCTGGAAGGGGCTGTGGCCCGGCAACGGACGCACTTTGGAGCGCGAACAGGCCGCCAAAAAGTCCTCCAGGATGGGCGCGTCGTCCATGGTCTGCGACGAGCCGGGCTTGAAGAATTCCGGGTGCCACTGGGTGGCGGCGATGTAGCCGCGCCCGCGCTGCGGGCGCCGCCGGATCGCCTCCGGCACGCCGTCGGGATGGCTCCAGGCCTCGATCTCGAAGCCCGGCGCGAGGTTCTTGATGCCCTGGTGGTGGATGCTGTTGACCACCACGCGCTGCTGGCTCGGATACATCTGCGACAGCCGGGTGCCGGGCACCAATTCCACCTCGTGGAAATGTTGGTCGTAAGTCACCGCGTTGCGGTGCTGCTGGGCGCCGGGGTGCTGGGTTTCGATGTCCTGGTAGAGCGTGCCGCCGAAGGCCACGTTGATCAGCTGCAGACCCCGGCACACGCCGAAGATGGGCTTGCCGGCCTGCTCGAAGGCTTCGACCACCGCCAGGTCGTACAGGTCGCGGATGCGGTCGCCCAGCCAGGCGTCCTTGAGCGGGACCTCGCCATAGGTGCCGGGCCATACGTCGGACCCGCCGTGCATCACCACGCCATCGAGCCAGTCCGCGTAGTGCGCCAGGGTGACGTCGCCGCGCGCGGTCTCGCCGGTGGGGCAGGGCACCATCACCACCATCGCGCCGGCGGACATGATCCAGTGGGCGATCGACTGCTCCACATACTGCAGCGTCTTGTTGGTGAACAGCGAGCGAGCGGGGTCCGCGTGGGAGAAGCAGGCGGACAGGCCGATCTTGAGGCGCTTGGAAGTGGACATGCTCAGCGGTCCGCGAAGGAGAATCGGCGGCGAACGGATGCGCCGCAGGTCAGGGCAAAAGGCATCCGACCGTTGTAACACCCGCCCCCGGGACCGGCTGTAGGAACCGGCCGCTCCCGCCGTGGGCGCCTGCCCGACAGCCCCGCGGCGCCGCGCGTTGCGGTGGCCCGGCGCTGCAATGTGCGACGATGCCCACGGGTGGTGGCCGGAACGCGGCATCCACGCGCCGGTCCCGCCCTTTCGTCTTGCCCGGCCCCTGCCGGGCGCCATTGGAAAAAAGGAGCAACGCTATGCAAGTACAGGTGCACACCGACGACTACATCCAGGGCGGCGAATCGCTGGCCCAGTGGATCCATGACGAGACCAACAGCCGGCTTGCACGCTTTCGCGACCACCTGACCCGCGTGGAGGTCTTCCTGTCCGATGTGGATGCCGGCAAGTCCGGCGCGGCCGACAAGCGCTGCGTGGTGGAAGCCCGCGCGGCGGGCCGTCCGCCCGTCGCCGCCAGCGCGGACGCCGACAAGCTGGCCGATGCCTTCACCAGCGCGGTCGAAAAGGCGGCCCGCGCCCTCGACACCGACCTGGGCCGCCTCAAGGACCGCCACGGCCGCGAGACCATCCGCACCGCGACCGAGTGAGTCCGGCAGGGCCCTGCAGCTCCAGGCCTGTGCGGGCCCCGGCCCTCCGGACACCGAACCGCCACGGCCCCGCTTTCGCGGGGCTTTTTTATTCCGCAGGCCTGGCGGCGGCGCGGCCGGGGCCTGCCGCGATGCGCCGGCGCGGCACGGTGCCGGGCGCCTCCACCATGCGCGTGCTGCGGGCCTGCGCCGTCTGCGCGAGTTCGCCGATCAGCGTGGCCTCGGGCAGGTTCTTCCAGTAGCGCGTGGGCATCTCCTTGCGCATCATGTCCAGCTTCAGGCGCGCGGGGTTGAAGATGTTCCGGTAGTAGGTGAGCCACAGCGCCTCGCCCGCGTCCGGTGGCGGCGCGTCGCTGCGCTGCGCCGCCGGGCCCTGGTGCAGCCGCTGGCCGTCCCAGTGCACGCTGGCGTCCGGCGTGAGGATGGCCCAGCGCATCTGGGTGAAGCGGCGTGCGAAGAACGGCGCGTTGGCCTCGGTGATCCAGTGGTCCGGCTCGAACCAGGCGATGTGCAGCGTGCCGCCGTCGGGCTCGGGCACGGGCCGGAACCGCACGAAGGCGCGCATCTTGTGCATGTCGCGCTTCACGGCGCGGTCCAGGTGCTGCAGCCGCAGGCGGTCGGGGTCCAGCGGGTCATGGCGCAGGCCCGGCTCGTGCGCGAGCCGCCACAGCAGCCGGTACATCAGCGCGAAGCGGCCGGGGTCGCGGTGCAGCACCACGCGCTCGCACCGCTGCAGGAATTCGCGTGGCACCCGCGGTGGGGAGGCGGGCGGCGGTGCATCGGGCGAAAAGGATGCGCCCGGCGCGCGCGCGGCATCGTCCGCTGCCGCCGGGCCGGCCTCCCCGGACCCCTCGGCGAACAGGTCGCCCGCCGCGTCCGCGGCCGTGAACCACTGCACCTGCTGTGGCGGGCGGCCGCCTTGCAGCAGCGTGCGCGCCGCCGCGCGAAAGCCCGCCCAGTCGGTGGCGTGGCCCAGGGTCACGGTGGTGACCGCATCGGTGGCTGTGGTGGTGGCGTCGTCCATCAGCCGAACAGCGAGGCCTGCACGGGCGGCGCGGGGGCGGCGGGTGCGCCCGCCAGCGGGACCGGCCGTGCCGGCGTGGCGAAGAACGCCTGCAGGTGCCCCGAATCGAGCAGGCGCCCCGGCCGGTGGTCCACCGTCTCGACGAACGGCAGCACCTTCTTGAGCGGCACGCGCAGCCCCGACAGGTCGGCATGCCGCACGCGCCGCACCCGGCGCGAGGCCAGCAGCCGGTCCACCGAGCCCACGCCCAGACCGGGCACGCGCAGCAGCATCTCGCGCGGGGCGGTGTTGAGGTTGACCGGGAAGCGCTCCGGGTGCGCGATGGCCCAGGCGAGCTTGGGGTCCATGTCCAGCGACAGCATGCCGCCCTGGCGCGCGGGAACGATCTCCTCGTGCGCGAAGCCGTAAAAGCGCATCAGCCAGTCGGCCTGGTACAGCCGGTGCTCGCGCACCATGGGCGGGGCGGCCAGCGGCAGCGCACGCGAGGCGTCCGGAATGGGGCTGAAGGCCGAGTAGTACACGCGCCGCAAGCGAAAGCCGCCGTACAGCTGCGCGCTCGTGGCCAGGATAGTGCGGTCGTCCGCCGCATCCGCGCCCACGATCATCTGCGTGCTTTGGCCCCCCGGGGCGAAATGCGGCGCGGCGGCCCGCCGCGTGCTCCCGGGCAGCGAGACGACCTGCGCGGCGCCCTGCTGCTCGCGCCGGGACTGCCGGGCATCGGCGATGTGCCCGGCCATGCGCGCCATCGAGCGGCGGATGGCGGCGCCGTCCTTCTCGGGTGCCAGCGCCGCCAGGCCCTGCGGTGTGGGCAGTTCCACGTTGATACTCAGGCGGTCGGCGTAGCAGCCGGCGCGCTGCATCAGCTCGGGCGAGGCATCGGGAATGGTCTTGAGGTGGATGTAGCCGCGAAAATCGTGCTCCTCGCGCAGAACGCGGGCCACCTCCACCACCAGCTCCATGGTGTAGTCGGGGCTCTGGATGATGCCGCTGGACAAGAACAGCCCCTCGATGCAGTTGCGCCGGTAGAAGTCGAGCGTGAGGTTCACCACCTCCTGCACCGTGAACCGCGCGCGCTGCACGTTGCTGCTCACGCGGTTCACGCAGTACAGGCAGTCGTACAGGCAGAAGTTGGTGAGCAGGATCTTGAGCAGCGAGATGCAGCGCCCGTCCGGCGCGTAGCTGTGGCAGATGCCCGAGCCCTCGGTGGAGCCGATGCCGCGCCCGCCCACGGAGTTGCGTGGCGCCGCGCCGCTGGAGGCGCACGAGGCGTCGTACTTGGCGGCGTCGGCGAGGATGGCGAGTTTGGCGTCGAGAATCACTGTATGAATTTACAGTGATGTGCGGCGGGCCGCAATGAAAATCTGCTGTGCTACTAAAAATATAGCACTATGCCCTAGCAACATATGCGCTGGAGGCCGATCGGGCCATGAACCTTGCAGGCTGGAAAGGCCTGCCGATCACAGGCCTTTTTCCACCATGTCCAGGAGCCGCCGGGCCACCCGGTCCATCTGCGGCCCCACCGCGCGGCCCAGGGGGCCGTCGATCACCAGCAGGGCCAGGCCGTGCACCGCCGACCAGGCCAGGAACTCCGCCCCGGGCCGCCGCTCGGCAGGCAGCACGCCGGCCGCCACCAT
This region of Acidovorax sp. GBBC 1281 genomic DNA includes:
- a CDS encoding gamma-glutamyl-gamma-aminobutyrate hydrolase family protein → MSTSKRLKIGLSACFSHADPARSLFTNKTLQYVEQSIAHWIMSAGAMVVMVPCPTGETARGDVTLAHYADWLDGVVMHGGSDVWPGTYGEVPLKDAWLGDRIRDLYDLAVVEAFEQAGKPIFGVCRGLQLINVAFGGTLYQDIETQHPGAQQHRNAVTYDQHFHEVELVPGTRLSQMYPSQQRVVVNSIHHQGIKNLAPGFEIEAWSHPDGVPEAIRRRPQRGRGYIAATQWHPEFFKPGSSQTMDDAPILEDFLAACSRSKVRPLPGHSPFQIRDRAARLLRQALLLRR
- a CDS encoding HPF/RaiA family ribosome-associated protein, with the protein product MQVQVHTDDYIQGGESLAQWIHDETNSRLARFRDHLTRVEVFLSDVDAGKSGAADKRCVVEARAAGRPPVAASADADKLADAFTSAVEKAARALDTDLGRLKDRHGRETIRTATE
- a CDS encoding TIGR03915 family putative DNA repair protein, coding for MDDATTTATDAVTTVTLGHATDWAGFRAAARTLLQGGRPPQQVQWFTAADAAGDLFAEGSGEAGPAAADDAARAPGASFSPDAPPPASPPRVPREFLQRCERVVLHRDPGRFALMYRLLWRLAHEPGLRHDPLDPDRLRLQHLDRAVKRDMHKMRAFVRFRPVPEPDGGTLHIAWFEPDHWITEANAPFFARRFTQMRWAILTPDASVHWDGQRLHQGPAAQRSDAPPPDAGEALWLTYYRNIFNPARLKLDMMRKEMPTRYWKNLPEATLIGELAQTAQARSTRMVEAPGTVPRRRIAAGPGRAAARPAE
- a CDS encoding putative DNA modification/repair radical SAM protein yields the protein MILDAKLAILADAAKYDASCASSGAAPRNSVGGRGIGSTEGSGICHSYAPDGRCISLLKILLTNFCLYDCLYCVNRVSSNVQRARFTVQEVVNLTLDFYRRNCIEGLFLSSGIIQSPDYTMELVVEVARVLREEHDFRGYIHLKTIPDASPELMQRAGCYADRLSINVELPTPQGLAALAPEKDGAAIRRSMARMAGHIADARQSRREQQGAAQVVSLPGSTRRAAAPHFAPGGQSTQMIVGADAADDRTILATSAQLYGGFRLRRVYYSAFSPIPDASRALPLAAPPMVREHRLYQADWLMRFYGFAHEEIVPARQGGMLSLDMDPKLAWAIAHPERFPVNLNTAPREMLLRVPGLGVGSVDRLLASRRVRRVRHADLSGLRVPLKKVLPFVETVDHRPGRLLDSGHLQAFFATPARPVPLAGAPAAPAPPVQASLFG